The DNA segment TGACATATTTGAATACCTTACCAGCATTAATTGCTTCTACTAAGTCTTCTACGTCAGTGTAACCAGTTAATATAATCCGAATAATATCTGGATATTGTGTAGCTGTCAGGCTCAAAAATTCCGTACCACTCATGATCGGCATTCGCTGATCGGAGATGATCACTGCGATCTCTCCCTCTTGCGCCAGCAGATCCAGTGCCGCAGGGCCAGATATAGCTCTCAGCACCTTGTAGTCACGATAAAAGGTGCGGTAAAGCAGGTCAAGGTTGTCTGGCTCATCATCAACAACCAAAATTTTGGGCTTACTGTTTACTGGGGATTTCATGCACCGCTTTCCTGCTGTAACGGCAGTCGGATAAAGGTTAATCTCATTGGGAAGGATTGGTTCACAGTAATTTGCCTCAATGGCTTTTTAGGGCTGCCATTTGCGCTAGTGCAGTGCAATTGGTCTCGTTATCAAGTTTTGCTTTACAGATTTGATGCTTATTAGTCAAATCTTGCCTCACCTCCAACAAAAACATTTCAGTCTTACTGTATACATTCTTCGAGTCTGGTGCAAAAACCAACTAGATGAAGCTACATATTAAGTTTGCCCGTTGTGACAGTTGTGCTAACACATTTAAGTAAATTTTATTTATAGCAGTTATCTTAGAGTAAGAGGACAGCAATTAGGGGCTAGGCTTTCTCCGTAAGCGTCAGTATTAAAAGATATGACAGAGCATTGCTTCCCCAGAGAGGTAAGCGTAGCATCCCACAAGGAAGTCTTAGCCGAGTATCTGAGAGTCTTCGCACTAAATTTGTGATACACTGAGCGCTCAGACTGCCTAAGTTTTGTCGAAGTCTCAAAATTTTACGTCGCCGTCCGAACAGAATTGGGCTAAGAGTGCGAAAGCCTAAGGAGACGGATGGAATAATAGTTGACAACTGACCACTGACCATTGACTATTAAATCAATTTACAAGTTCAATTTTCCCAGTTGCTGTTTAGAATATTTGAGAAGATTTTATTTGAATAATATAAATATTCAACTAGCCTTGACATCCTGGTTTTTTGATCCATCTAGCCACAAGCCAGTCACAGCAGATACTAAGCCAAGTTCTCACCAGGTTCACATTCGTGCTGCTACACCTGCTGATTTGACTAGTATCGCCCAAATTATTGCGGAAAGTTTTCACTCTCAGAATGGTTTCTGGGGATGGGCTTTTCCACTACTCCGCTTGGGTATTTATGAAGATTTCAAACATCGCCTATTATCGCCTACCCCCCATCACCTTTGTTTGGTTGCTGTGGAAACTACCAACAATGGAGTTGATCGGTTAGTGGGAACGGTAGAAGTTGGCGTACGTTTTAGTGATTACTGGACGCAGACGGGCAAAAGCTTTCCTTACCTGTCTAATTTAGCGGTTCATCCTCAATACCGTAGGCATGGTGTGGCTTCAAAATTGCTTGTCAAATGTGAGCAAGTTTCCCAAGAATGGGGATTTCAGAATTTATACCTGCACGTTCTGGAAAATAACTATCAAGCGCGTCAGCTCTATTTTAAGTTAGGATATCAGGTACACAAAATTGATTCTCACTGGAATAGTTTTTTATTTCGCCGCTCTCAACACATTCTTCTGCACAAACACATCAATATCATTTCCACTAGCTAAATTAATTGTTTGTGAGAAAAAGTGCAGTGATAAAACGGTTCTTTTCGGTTCATTGTAGAGAACAACCTCTATAGGAGTCTCATACAGTCGTGATTGAAAATTTATGTTCTAGGAGGTACTTAATCATGGAATTATTATTCTCTGAACAGAATTTTTAATTCATAAACTTTTATCAATCACCTTAATATTTTGGTTAAATCTTATGAATTAGTAAGCATTCACCACTCACTAATAAGACACTCATAGATTTTCCAGTAAGATTAACTTCATAAAGCTGTATGCTATCATTCCTTCTTGCCTTAGTGCTAGCCTCTACGGACAATAGCTATGAATCCTTATGTGAGGATGGTTCTAAATGAATTTGTACTAACTCTTCTGTGGAAATAATGCTATCTCAGCTTTTTGATTGACTTTATATTATTTCGACCAAGAAATATAATATGAATATCTCATCTTCATATAAAACGTGAATTTGCTATAATATTACCAAATAAAAATATTGCGAAATATCAATTTTTAGATAAACAGCAATATCAGTAGAACTACCTTAAATAAATTATTAAATCCTTACAATAACTTATCATTAAATATATTAGACTTTATCAAAACTTTAAACAAAATGCACGTATTTTTAGAGACAATATTGATTAATTCACATACAATGTGATCACTCGATTAATGACTTGCATTAATATATTTGTATCTTAGTTAAATTGAACAACCAATTTATATTACTAAGAAGCAATAAAAACTGAAGTGGTTTTAACCATAAATATCCACTTTAAGTTGTCCACACAACTCAGTTATTAAAAAGTTTGCAAAAACATGGATAGCGAAAAACTCCACCGCTATCAAACTACTATGGTATCAACTTACTACCCTGACACAAGTTGCCTTGACGATTTTGTCATGCTAGATGGGACTGAGCAATCACATAGCTCGGACGTTCTGACACTTCTGCACAGTGGAGAAGTTTTTATCGTCAATAGTCGGAGACGGAACGGATTAATATTATTTAAGCGCTACCATGCAGAATTTGCGGGTCCAGGGGCAGCGATTGGTGGGGACTATGATTGTGATTGCCAAAAGGTCATACCCATAGGCAATCTTTCTTTGTTAAGCCCTGAATCTTATGAAGAACGCCAAAAAGCTTATTTAATCCGACGACAATGGATTCGTTTAATTAAACAAATTACAGAAAACCCAGTACCTCAGCAGCGAGTGCAGAAGATTCTGGATCAGTTCGAGCAATACTTTCCACCTACGACGGTAGCTGATTTACCCGATGTTGCTTTTGCTTTGTTAGTAGGAGTGCTACCACAAACTGCGGGAATGGTACGTCGTTGGGGTAGTGAAACGGAATAGATTGATATTTGGGGATTGGTAATCGGTAATTTGTGTCTCCTCTAGCCTACAAGCTCTGGCTTTATTAAGGCTGTTTGTATATGGTTAAGCGTGCGGATGTTTTCTTCAGGTGTACCTATGGTAATTCTCAATCCGCCGCTTATTTGCCGTACTAATGTGCCAGAATTCTTGAGTTGTTGATGAAGATTTAGTAAAGTAGTGTCTGATGAATTGTCACTATCTGCTTTCAGACGCAAGAAAATAAAGTTGGCGGCACTTTCTGCAACGGCTAGTGCAGGATGCTGAGAGAAGGCATTAATCAGCTTGGTGCGTTCATCTAGAGTTTGAGGAATGGATTCTAGTAAGATGGCGCGATTTTGTAAGGCAACTAAAGCAGATGCAATGGAGAAACTAGGTAGATTGTAAGGTAAGCGGACTTTTTCTAAAATAGCGATCGCTTCTGGATGAGCGACACAATAGCCAACGCGCATGGCTGCTAATCGAAAAGCTTTAGAAAATGTGCGTAGAATTATCCAATTAGGACGCTGTGCCAATTCGCTGACTAGGGTATTTTGGCTAAACTCAAAATAAGCTTCGTCAACTACTACTAAAATTCGTTCGCTGAGACTTTTCAACCATCTCAACTCATTTGCAGTTAAAGGATTAGCTGTGGGGGAATTGGGATGAACGACGAACACCACCCGAATGGGAGGATTTAGAGTTTGTTCAATTGCAGATTGAGCTGCTGTTAAGTCGATGGCAAAATTATCAGGATTCCTTGATACCGACACGACAGGAATACCCAAAGTTTGTGCCAAAATCCCATACATGGAAAAGGTGGGATTAGCAACGAGAATAGACCCTTCTCCGCTTAAACACGTAGCAATTAATAAAGAACGGATTAATTCATCCGAACCATTACCGACAGATATATTAGCGGCGGTAAACCGTAATGATGAAATATTAGCGGATTCGTTGACATATTCGGCGATCGCACTTTTAAGTGTCTCATGTCCGCCATCAGGATAACGATTACTTTCAATTACTTGCTGAAAAGTCCAGGCGAGCTTTTGTTTTAACTCAGGAGGCAAATCATAGGGGCTTTCGTTAGTATCCAACCGATCCAATTGGGGCGGGACGGCTGAGGCTGTATCGCTGCTGGGATGAGGTTTGTAGGCGTTAAATTGGGCTAAATCTGAGCGGATAAAAGGAAGCATAATTAATCAGTTGTCAGTGGTCAGTTGTCAGTGGTCAATAGCAAATTACAACTAACAACTGACACAAAACATTTATCAGGAGAGTTCATATTCTACCGCTTTCGGGTAACTGACAAAATAGGCTAATTGCTTGCCATATTTCTTCCATGACATTACCTAAGGCGTGGTCGCTGTCGAGTTCTATTAGTTCCACCCAAGGACGGAAATGAGCAAAATCGCGGCTGGCTGTGATGGGGATGACTTCATCTTGTTTGCCATGCAAAATCAAGGTGGGGACGGGGCGTTGTATTTGGTCTTCTTGGTATTGAGCCGCATCTGTGACGAAATTGTAACTTAGGGGAAGCGACTTCCCTTCGCCATAATGGTAAACCGGGTAATATCCGTTTTGTTGCCAACTTTGTACAGCTTCTTCACCCATTTTGGGCAACCAATGGGATAAAAAACCAAATGCTGGCGCTAATAAAACTAAGCGTTGTACTTGTAAATATCGCTGTCCTAGATAAGCAGCAGTTAAACCGCCTAAACTAGAACCTATCAGCGTTATTGGTTCAGAATTATCAGGGAAAATTGCGGCAACTTGTTGAATTTGGCGCGTGATTGTTAACTGAGAAAATTCACCAGCATTGAGATCAGGGATTGTTAGCTGTATGTGAATTTGGGCGAAACGCTTGCTAATATCTTGTGCTTTCGCAGATAGGGGGCTGGAAGCAAAACCGTGGAGGTAGATGTATTTGGTCATTGCTCAGAGACGCGATTAATCGCGTCTGTACAGTTGTCAATTTTCTTTCCCCTGCTCCCTGCTTCCTACTTACTTCATCGCATAGTGACAAATTCCTCGGCGGAGGAGGGATGAATGCCAACGGTAGCATCGAAGTCTTTTTTGGTTGCTCCCATTTTGACAGCGATCGCTACACCTTGGATAATTTCAGCAGCATTTTCACCCACCATGTGAGCGCCTAAAACTTTGTCGGTTTTGGTATCAACCACTAATTTCATCATTATGCGCTCTTGTTTGCCTGTGAAACTGTGATACATGGGGCGGAAGCGGGTGCGGTATATTGTGACGGCATCATCACCGAGTTTTGCCCGTGCTTCGGCTTCCGTTAGTCCGACTGTAGAGGCTTGTGGGTTAGAGAATACAGCAGTAGCAATAGTTTCGTGGCTAAATTCTCGGCGGTTGTTGCCAAATTCACTGTCGGCGAAGGCGCGACCTTCACCAATGGCTACGGGAGTGAGGTTTAAGCGGTCTGTAACATCACCAACAGCATAGATATTGGGTTGGCTGGTTTGGCTGTATTCGTTCACTGCAATGGCATTCATGGTGCTGTATCCTGGCCCCTCTATAGAACTGTCAACAACATCAACACCAGCATTTTCCAGACCTAAACCATCTACGTTGGGAACCCGTCCTGTAGCTACTAAAAATACATCGGCAATGATTGGTTCTTGGTCTTCACCAGATAAACTTATTTTCAAACCTTCTGGTACTTGTTCAATAGCTGTAACTACGTTTTTAGGAATAATCCGAATACCGTGATTTGTCATCCCTTCTTGAATTTCGGTGCGGATGTCTTCATCAAAACCTTTGAGAATTTTGTCACCTCTGGTAATTTGGGTGACTTGTGAACCCAAACCACGCATGATTCCGGCAAATTCTGTACCGATGTAACCAGAACCAATGATAGCGATGTGTTTTGGTTGGGTTTTTAGGTGAAAAATTTCGTTGGAGGTGATGCCATATTCCATCCCTGGCAACTCTGGTTTGATGGGACGACCACCAACGGCAATTAAAATTTTATCGGCGGTAAATTTACGCTCGCCTACTTCTACTGTGTGATTATCTACCAAAGTAGCACGACCAGAGATCAGTTCTACCCCGGCTTTTTCTAGAAAGCTGATGTGCAGTTGGGATAGTCGCCGGACTTCCTTATCTATAGATGTAATGAAATGTTCCCAATTTAATTCTGCCTTACCGACTTGCCAACCATAGCCTGCTGCATCCTCGAATAAAGCGGGAAAGTGAGAACCATAAACCATGAGTTTTTTGGGTACACAACCCCGAATGACACAGGTTCCACCCACTAAATCATTTTCGGCGATCGCTACTTTTGCGCCATAGCTAGCAGCTCGTTTAGAAGCAGCCAAACCACCAGAACCAGCACCAATTACAAACAAGTCATAATCAAAAGTCATAATAACCTAACATACTATTTGCTGATATTTAATGTAACAGTTGTTATTTGTCAATTGTCAGTTGTCAACAGTCATCAGTTCCTCCCCTATTACCTTTCATTTTGAACCAAATCCACCGCCTCCAGGGGTTTCTATGACAAAAACATCCCCAGGCTGCATTTCTGCTGTGGCGGTACTATCTAAATTTTCTTGGGTTCCGTCGTGACGTTCTATCCGGTTGTGTCCCACTTGTCCGGCTTCTCCACCATTTAACCCAAAGGGAGGAACTAAGCGATGTCCAGAGAGAATATTCGCTGTCATGGGTTCTAAAAAGCGGATGCGGCGCACGACTCCATTACCGCCGGAATATTTTCCTTTACCTCCACTGTCAGAACGCAGACTAAAGCTTTCCACAAGTACAGGGTAACGAGTTTCTAATACTTCTGGGTCAGTGAGGAGAGAGTTAGTCATGTGGGTATGAACTGCGTCGGTACCATCAAAGTTAGAGCCTGCGCCGGAACCACCGCAGATTGTTTCATAATATTGATAGCGATCGCTCCCAAAGGTAAAATTATTCATGGTTCCTTGAGAAGCAGCCATCACACTCAGCGCACCATATAAAGCATCAACGATGGTTTGGGACGTTTCCACATTACCTGCTACTACTGCACTGGGGTAAGTTGGATTTAACATACATCCTTCAGGAACGATAATGTCTAAAGGTTTAAGACACCCAGCATTGAGGGGAATATTATCATCAACCAGCGTCCGGAAGACATATAAAACTGCTGCTTGGGTGACTGCTTTGGGAGCATTAAAGTTACTATTTAATTGTTCAGATGTGCCAGTGAAATCAATTTCTGCACTACGCTTTTCTCTATTTATAGTTACTTTGACTTGGATTTTAGCGCCGCCATCCATTTCATAAATAAACGTGCCATCTTTGAGGACATCAATTGCCCGTCTTACTGACTCTCCCGCATTATCTTGGACAAATTTCATATATACTTGGACTATTGGCAATCCATATTGAGCCACCATTTTATGTAGTTCTTTAACTCCCCTTTCATTGGCGGCGATTTGTGCCTGAAAATCAGCAATATTTTGGTCAGGATTACGGGCAGGATAAAGATGATTTGCCAGCAAGTTTCTAACTTGAATTTCCTGAAAATTTCCGGCTTCAACTAAGAGAAAATTATCAAAAAGAATACCTTCTTCTTCTACTGTAGTACTGTGGGGAGGCATGGAACCGGGAGTAATCCCACCAATATCAGCTTGATGTCCGCGAGAAGCAACGTAAAATAATGGTGTCGGGGGATTTTCTTGAGTTTCTGGGAAGACGGGGGTAATGGCTGTGACATCTGGGAGGTGGGTTCCGCCGTTATAGGGATTATTAGATAGATAGACATTCCCTGGCTTGATGGTTTCGCCTTTATCATTAATTAAACTACAGACGCTTTCACTCATTGACCCCAAATGTACAGGAATATGAGGGGCGTTAGCGACTAATAATCCTGATGAATCAAAAATAGCGCAGGAGAAATCTAGTCTTTCTTTAATATTGACTGATGCGGCAGTATTTTGTAGAACAATCCCCATTTGTTCGGCGATGAATTGATAGAGGTTTTTGAATATTTCTAACCTAACGGGGTCTGGTTGAGATGTTGTGTACATTGTTAATATGTTCCAAAAATATTGTCAAATTTTAGTTTTTAAAACTAGCAGTTTCCAAGAAAGTAACGAATGCTGAGTCAAAAATATCAGTTTCTAGACTCTAATCTCTTGTTTAAACCCGTTGTAAAATCAAATGATTGCGTTCAGTTAATCTTGCCTGCCAATTAGGCTCAACTACAATCGTACTGATTTTTTCAATGATGATGGCAGGGCCGTTAATACTATCTTCCGGTTGTAAGTCTTCTCGACGGTAAACGGGTGTATTATGCCATTTATCTGCTGTAAACATTTGTACTATTTCAACAGATTTGGGTATTTCCTCTATGGAAGGGTTACGGATAATTAACGGTTCTTCGGGAGTATTCATTTGTTGAATCACTTCTACTGAGATAGATTCAACAATTAAATTTTTCGCTGACTGGATGAAACCATAACGAGATTTATGTTCTATTTCAAATTCTTGTTTCATCGTTGTCACATCTGAGGAAAAGTCAACTGTTAAAGTAGAGTTAGTTCCTGCATATTTTAAATTTACTTTTCTTACTACTATCTCATTATTAATTGTTTCAATATTACTAAATTCACTTCTGGCTTGGGTTTTTAAAAACTCCATTAACTGTAATAATTGAGGAATTAATGCTTCAGTTAGAAATTGTTCTACTCCGGCGACTCTAGTAGCACGGACATCAGCTAATCCCATACCATAAGCAGAAAGAACCCCAGCATAAGGATGAAGAAATATCTTTTTCATGCCTAATGTATCGGCAATTAAACAAGCAACTTGTGCGCCTGCGCCACCGAAACAACAAAGTACATAATCGCTGACATCATAACCGCGTTGGAGACTGATTTTCTTAATCGCATTTGCCATATTTTCTACTGCGATGGCAATAAATCCAGCCGCTACTTGTTCGGGTGTACGATAATTTCCTGTGACATCTGCAATATGTTGGGCTAGTTGAGTAAATTTCTGAATGACAATATCTTTATCTAAAGGTAAATTGCCATCAGTCCCAAACACAGAAGGGAAATATTGGGGGTGAATTTTACCTAACATCACATTGGCATCTGTGACAGCCAAAAGTCCACCACGCCGATAACAAGCAGGCCCAGGATTTGAACCAGCCGATTCTGGGCCGACACGATAACTAGAACCATCAAAGAATAAAATTGAACCGCCACCAGCCGCAATAGTGTTAATTGCTAATACGGGAACTCGCATCCGCGCACCAGCTATTTCCGAATCTAATTGACGTTCATACTCACCTTTAAAATGGGCAACATCTGTACTTGTACCACCCATATCAAAGGTAATTACTAACTCAAAGCCTGCTCTTTTACTAGTTTGAACTGCGCCAACTATACCGCCAGCCGGGCCGCTTAAAATACTATCTTTTCCCTGAAATTTATCAGCATCCGTTAAACCGCCATCAGATTTCATGAACATTAATCTGATATTAGGCAACTGATGAGATACTTGGTTGACATAGCGCCGTAAAATCGGAGTTAAATAAGCATCTACTACTGTTGTATCTCCTCGGCTTACTAACTTCATTAAGGGACTAACTTGGTGGGAAATGGAGATTTGAGTAAAGCCAATTTCCTGGGCGATTTGGGCTACTTGTTGTTCATGAATGGGGTAGCGATCGCTGTGCATCAAAATAATGGCACAGCTACGAATGCCTGTATGGTAAACTGCTTGTAAATCTTCTTTGACCTGGGCAATGTTGACAGGTGTTAATTCATTTCCTTGGGCATCATAGCGTTCTTCTACTTCAATTACCTGTTCATAAAGCATTGTCGGTAAAACAATTCGCTGTGCAAAAATGTTCGGACGATTTTGATAGCCAATTCTTAACGCATCTTTAAATCCTGTGGTAATCAGTAGGACAACCCTATCTCCTTTTCTTTCCAACAGAGCATTTGTAGCTACTGTTGTTCCCATTTTGACTACTTCTATTGCTTCATCAGAAATGGGTTCATTCCGTGACAGCCCAATGATATCTCGAATACCTTGGATAACTGCATCTTGATATTGTTCAGGATTTTCGGAGAGTAATTTATATACTATTATCCATTCTTGATTAGGCAGAGGAACAATCAGAAAACGTTCGGTTGACTTTGATAATCTCTCTATGATCTCTTGATTATGGGTAACAGCAACAATATCTGTGAATGTACCACCCCGGTCAGCGAATACTTTTAACATTTCCCTATTTATACGGATATGTGTATGATAACCATGAGGTGTGTAAAAGAGAAGTCTTTATGCTGTTTTTGATGGTTTATAGTACATAACCCTAAATTAGGCAGGTTGCGTTCTTTCGGAATATAGGCGATCGCACGCAGTGTAATGCCCAGGCTACACCAAATAAACAAATTAGGGAACCTCCCATCCTAATGGCCCCGTCCAGTCGGTAATT comes from the Nostoc sp. PCC 7120 = FACHB-418 genome and includes:
- a CDS encoding GNAT family N-acetyltransferase; amino-acid sequence: MNNINIQLALTSWFFDPSSHKPVTADTKPSSHQVHIRAATPADLTSIAQIIAESFHSQNGFWGWAFPLLRLGIYEDFKHRLLSPTPHHLCLVAVETTNNGVDRLVGTVEVGVRFSDYWTQTGKSFPYLSNLAVHPQYRRHGVASKLLVKCEQVSQEWGFQNLYLHVLENNYQARQLYFKLGYQVHKIDSHWNSFLFRRSQHILLHKHINIISTS
- a CDS encoding histidinol-phosphate transaminase is translated as MLPFIRSDLAQFNAYKPHPSSDTASAVPPQLDRLDTNESPYDLPPELKQKLAWTFQQVIESNRYPDGGHETLKSAIAEYVNESANISSLRFTAANISVGNGSDELIRSLLIATCLSGEGSILVANPTFSMYGILAQTLGIPVVSVSRNPDNFAIDLTAAQSAIEQTLNPPIRVVFVVHPNSPTANPLTANELRWLKSLSERILVVVDEAYFEFSQNTLVSELAQRPNWIILRTFSKAFRLAAMRVGYCVAHPEAIAILEKVRLPYNLPSFSIASALVALQNRAILLESIPQTLDERTKLINAFSQHPALAVAESAANFIFLRLKADSDNSSDTTLLNLHQQLKNSGTLVRQISGGLRITIGTPEENIRTLNHIQTALIKPELVG
- a CDS encoding YqiA/YcfP family alpha/beta fold hydrolase: MTKYIYLHGFASSPLSAKAQDISKRFAQIHIQLTIPDLNAGEFSQLTITRQIQQVAAIFPDNSEPITLIGSSLGGLTAAYLGQRYLQVQRLVLLAPAFGFLSHWLPKMGEEAVQSWQQNGYYPVYHYGEGKSLPLSYNFVTDAAQYQEDQIQRPVPTLILHGKQDEVIPITASRDFAHFRPWVELIELDSDHALGNVMEEIWQAISLFCQLPESGRI
- the gor gene encoding glutathione-disulfide reductase — protein: MTFDYDLFVIGAGSGGLAASKRAASYGAKVAIAENDLVGGTCVIRGCVPKKLMVYGSHFPALFEDAAGYGWQVGKAELNWEHFITSIDKEVRRLSQLHISFLEKAGVELISGRATLVDNHTVEVGERKFTADKILIAVGGRPIKPELPGMEYGITSNEIFHLKTQPKHIAIIGSGYIGTEFAGIMRGLGSQVTQITRGDKILKGFDEDIRTEIQEGMTNHGIRIIPKNVVTAIEQVPEGLKISLSGEDQEPIIADVFLVATGRVPNVDGLGLENAGVDVVDSSIEGPGYSTMNAIAVNEYSQTSQPNIYAVGDVTDRLNLTPVAIGEGRAFADSEFGNNRREFSHETIATAVFSNPQASTVGLTEAEARAKLGDDAVTIYRTRFRPMYHSFTGKQERIMMKLVVDTKTDKVLGAHMVGENAAEIIQGVAIAVKMGATKKDFDATVGIHPSSAEEFVTMR
- a CDS encoding hydantoinase B/oxoprolinase family protein, encoding MYTTSQPDPVRLEIFKNLYQFIAEQMGIVLQNTAASVNIKERLDFSCAIFDSSGLLVANAPHIPVHLGSMSESVCSLINDKGETIKPGNVYLSNNPYNGGTHLPDVTAITPVFPETQENPPTPLFYVASRGHQADIGGITPGSMPPHSTTVEEEGILFDNFLLVEAGNFQEIQVRNLLANHLYPARNPDQNIADFQAQIAANERGVKELHKMVAQYGLPIVQVYMKFVQDNAGESVRRAIDVLKDGTFIYEMDGGAKIQVKVTINREKRSAEIDFTGTSEQLNSNFNAPKAVTQAAVLYVFRTLVDDNIPLNAGCLKPLDIIVPEGCMLNPTYPSAVVAGNVETSQTIVDALYGALSVMAASQGTMNNFTFGSDRYQYYETICGGSGAGSNFDGTDAVHTHMTNSLLTDPEVLETRYPVLVESFSLRSDSGGKGKYSGGNGVVRRIRFLEPMTANILSGHRLVPPFGLNGGEAGQVGHNRIERHDGTQENLDSTATAEMQPGDVFVIETPGGGGFGSK
- a CDS encoding hydantoinase/oxoprolinase family protein; amino-acid sequence: MLKVFADRGGTFTDIVAVTHNQEIIERLSKSTERFLIVPLPNQEWIIVYKLLSENPEQYQDAVIQGIRDIIGLSRNEPISDEAIEVVKMGTTVATNALLERKGDRVVLLITTGFKDALRIGYQNRPNIFAQRIVLPTMLYEQVIEVEERYDAQGNELTPVNIAQVKEDLQAVYHTGIRSCAIILMHSDRYPIHEQQVAQIAQEIGFTQISISHQVSPLMKLVSRGDTTVVDAYLTPILRRYVNQVSHQLPNIRLMFMKSDGGLTDADKFQGKDSILSGPAGGIVGAVQTSKRAGFELVITFDMGGTSTDVAHFKGEYERQLDSEIAGARMRVPVLAINTIAAGGGSILFFDGSSYRVGPESAGSNPGPACYRRGGLLAVTDANVMLGKIHPQYFPSVFGTDGNLPLDKDIVIQKFTQLAQHIADVTGNYRTPEQVAAGFIAIAVENMANAIKKISLQRGYDVSDYVLCCFGGAGAQVACLIADTLGMKKIFLHPYAGVLSAYGMGLADVRATRVAGVEQFLTEALIPQLLQLMEFLKTQARSEFSNIETINNEIVVRKVNLKYAGTNSTLTVDFSSDVTTMKQEFEIEHKSRYGFIQSAKNLIVESISVEVIQQMNTPEEPLIIRNPSIEEIPKSVEIVQMFTADKWHNTPVYRREDLQPEDSINGPAIIIEKISTIVVEPNWQARLTERNHLILQRV